One window of the Populus nigra chromosome 4, ddPopNigr1.1, whole genome shotgun sequence genome contains the following:
- the LOC133692587 gene encoding protein NTM1-like 9 → MTNRSISFPSSPVGYVFRPTDEQLVNHYLRLKMHGGYEQEVSIIAEVNVCDFEPRVLPGLSTYQSNDPECYFFCPRSYKYVNSHRANRTTAAGYWKVTGKNRIIKAKSTKKHIATKKTLVFYENRVPNGVKTDWIMHEYHPTFSFHNQRDFVLCKLKKHPDENMPTFEESESSSNVPYGLGNQNPTVRNYPLTFEEGGHTAQMASNLANNRLEEEINQLRTQLESFRGFDDGDFGLNSALQFSPGNYM, encoded by the exons ATGACAAACAGATCTATATCTTTCCCATCATCTCCTGTTGGCTATGTATTTCGTCCGACCGATGAACAATTGGTGAATCATTACCTGAGGTTAAAAATGCATGGCGGCTATGAACAAGAAGTCAGCATAATCGCCGAAGTTAATGTGTGCGATTTTGAGCCTCGGGTACTCCCTG GGCTTTCTACATATCAGTCAAACGATCCAGAGTGTTATTTCTTTTGTCCTCGCAGTTATAAGTACGTAAATAGTCACCGGGCTAATAGGACAACTGCAGCTGGATACTGGAAAGTGACCGGCAAGAATCGTATAATCAAAGCTAAATCTACCAAGAAGCATATTGCTACCAAGAAGACTCTGGTTTTCTACGAGAATCGTGTTCCTAATGGAGTCAAGACCGATTGGATCATGCACGAGTACCATCCAACTTTCAGCTTCCACAACCAG AGGGACTTCGTTCTCTGCAAACTGAAGAAACATCCAGATGAGAACATGCCAACATTTGAAGAAAGTGAATCAAGTTCCAATGTTCCTTATGGTCTTGGAAATCAAAATCCAACTGTGCGTAATTATCCCCTGACCTTTGAAGAAGGTGGGCATACTGCCCAGATGGCTTCCAATTTAGCAAACAATAGGCTAGAG GAAGAGATCAATCAACTCCGAACACAACTGGAATCATTCCGTGGCTTTGATGATGGAGATTTCGGCCTGAATTCTGCCCTGCAGTTTTCACCTGGGAATTATATGTAA
- the LOC133692585 gene encoding protein CUP-SHAPED COTYLEDON 3-like: MAPVGFRFHPTEEEIICYYLKHKMNGRDSLVDDHIGEVDLYRRDPWELPDSARKKSDDRVWYYFCRLDYKHSNSKRASRETKNGFWKSTGKVRDIKAKRTNEVIGTKRTLVFHYRCPDSKKVVGTSWVIHEFHAETTTPDQRALVLCKLKHKADDSAANLPDDEGEPIRVMGSNVENNAVLNNNNQEVDAELLQSLFDSHEVGFNFPFALQAQNHVQNNNQEVYAEQLQSLFDSHEVGFNFPFALQAQNHVQNNNQEVDPEQLQSLFDSHEAGFDFPLALQPQNLVQNCLSDEEDIDFVDSLLNDYPPAPRSSSNAYVLEASGSESYLAYGESPNLYGGHGSSRAYQRKQRAHSDDTLLMGPSSMNSTTVTRHEQINLIQSDFPRIHKAQHAPIPHSFMEHEGIPAKGDQLRGGISSTASKHKAREGARQVANIDLPKKVGIEPVKERKIVQVMNAKPAVKSRSNGSAGNERWGRFIHLETTTSSHTSTPPSVYLVNLVVGLFLLSIMLIEVLIVH; the protein is encoded by the exons ATGGCGCCGGTGGGATTCAGATTCCATCCAACTGAAGAAGAAATCATCTGTTATTATCTGAAACACAAAATGAACGGCCGTGATTCCCTCGTTGATGATCATATTGGTGAGGTTGATCTTTATCGGCGGGATCCATGGGAATTACCTG ATTCTGCGAGAAAAAAGTCAGATGATCGAGTGTGGTATTACTTTTGTCGGCTTGATTACAAGCACTCAAATAGTAAACGAGCTAGCAGGGAAACCAAGAATGGATTCTGGAAATCGACCGGCAAGGTTCGTGATATCAAGGCTAAACGCACAAATGAGGTGATTGGTACTAAGAGGACTCTGGTTTTCCATTACAGATGTCCTGATTCTAAAAAAGTGGTCGGGACCAGCTGGGTCATCCACGAATTCCATGCTGAAACTACCACTCCTGACCAG AGGGCTCTTGTTCTTTGCAAGTTAAAGCATAAGGCAGATGACTCGGCTGCTAATTTGCCTGATGATGAAGGCGAGCCTATTCGGGTTATGGGTTCTAATGTTGAAAATAATGCGGTGCTGAATAATAATAACCAAGAG GTAGATGCAGAGCTACTGCAATCTCTCTTTGACAGTCATGAGGTGGGTTTCAATTTTCCTTTCGCACTGCAGGCACAGAACCATGTGCAGAATAATAACCAAGAG GTATATGCAGAGCAACTGCAATCTCTCTTTGACAGTCATGAGGTGGGTTTCAATTTTCCTTTCGCACTGCAGGCACAGAACCATGTGCAGAATAATAACCAAGAG GTAGATCCAGAGCAACTGCAATCTCTCTTTGACAGTCATGAGGCGGGTTTTGATTTTCCCCTTGCACTGCAGCCACAGAACCTTGTGCAGAATTGCCTTTCTGATGAAGAGGATATAGATTTTGTAGATTCACTCCTAAATGACTACCCACCAGCACCAAGGTCATCAAGTAATGCTTATGTTTTGGAAGCAAGTGGCAGCGAAAGTTATCTTGCCTATGGAGAG TCTCCAAACTTGTATGGTGGGCACGGTAGTTCAAGAGCATACCAGCGGAAGCAAAGGGCTCATAGTGATGACACCCTCTTGATGGGGCCATCTTCCATGAATTCCACCACTGTAACTAGGCATGAAcagattaatttaattcaatcagACTTTCCAAGGATCCACAAAGCTCAGCATGCACCCATACCCCACAGCTTCATGGAGCACGAGGGAATTCCTGCTAAAGGAGATCAATTGCGGGGTGGGATTTCAAGCACAGCATCCAAACATAAG GCCAGAGAAGGTGCAAGGCAAGTTGCTAATATTGATCTGCCTAAGAAGGTTGGCATAGAACctgtaaaagaaaggaaaatagttCAGGTTATGAACGCAAAGCCGGCTGTGAAGTCGAGATCAAATGGTTCGGCTGGCAATGAAAGGTGGGGCCGTTTCATTCACCTTGAAACAACTACATCAAGCCATACGTCGACTCCTCCATCTGTTTATCTTGTCAATTTAGTCGTGGGTCTGTTTCTGCTCTCAATCATGCTCATAGAAGTGCTGATTGTTCACTGA